Genomic segment of Salvia splendens isolate huo1 chromosome 12, SspV2, whole genome shotgun sequence:
gctgtttttttgtttttttaaaaaaaaaatttcgggTTTGTACGACGGAATCGAGGGAGCCaccgagtgattttttttaagtaatgtattttttttaaatgtaatttttattattaatgtatttttttaaaattttagtactttttaaaatttattgtacttttttaatttattgtactttttttaaaattaaaatagtattattaatgtttcccgtatatgtctcgtaaattaaattccgtatattgtgttattagtgatgtggctgggctatttatgatatgactaggctatggctgagctatttctgatgtggcaggaggatttttagtattgatgatgtggcaggaggagtttgtggctgggctatggctgggctatcaCCACTGTGGATACCCTTACAAGCATTTCTGCTTGGTGTAAACGACGACGTATAGTGGGTAGACTCAAAACGGCGCAGTTTCAATCTTCGTTGTCTTCAAGAACACGTTGAAGTAGTTTCCTGATAGCGGACACCATTTCAATTCAAAACAGAGCCATAAAAATAAGCGATTCCCCCAAGTTAATTCGAGTTCTCAATTCAGTTTGTCGAAAAGTTATTGCTCGAATAAATCATATTAATACTCagtttttatatatttagtctTCATGGCTGACGACTCGAAGAAATGCGAATCTGAAGTGAAGCCCGAAACCGAAGAAAGTGCCGCCGCCGATGCACAGAAGTTATCTCCGGCCAAAGAGGCtgccggtggcggcggcggatggGGCGGATGGGGATTTTCTCTTTCGTATCTCTCGGATCTTCAGAAAGCTGCCGCTGAGGTCGCTGAAGAGATCTCTCGCAATGTATGTGTTTTTGCGTTCGTAGCCAATAGTTTCTTTCAGGATTTTCTCTTCTAAGAGTTATACTGGCACTTGTTCTGGTTAGGTTTGTGCTTTGCTTGCTTATATTTGAAATATAGATTATGGATAATGGTTCTGATTTAGTTGAAAGTGTAGTTTGTGTGAGATTGGTTTGCTTAAAACGGTGAAGgtgtctattttttttttgtttttcattcaATGGGGAAATTTGTTGTTCCAAATGAGAAGTTATCTGGATCTAAAGCTAGTACTGATATTTAGAGGGCTTATTATCTGAGCTGTTAATGTTCATTGAGTGCTGTGTTTAATTGGCTTCAAATTAGCTCGTTTAGCAACAGCtctttttatatactactacgtTTGTTGAGCTTGTGtattaatagtatattttgTCTGGAGTAGACTGCTTCTTTAGGGCCTTCGTTTGTGAAAATATGGATATGTCCAAAATTTATTCCAAGTTCATAAACTTCTCTGTTGGCTTGACCCAATGGTAAAGAATAATATAGGAGATGACCCGTTGGGACAGCTTTAAGGAATGATGGTAGACTCTGGCAGTATGAAGGAGAACTCACTAAGCTATGAGACTTATGGTCAAGAAAAGTAGTACTTTTCAATACACCAAAATTTTATTGGAGCTACTTTTTTCTTTGCTTATATACTTGTATAACAGTAATCTGACGAACAATGCATGGCCCACTTTTAAGTTTTGGTATTGACACTCTAGTCAGTTCATACGACTTCTCATTGACTTTAGTTCGGTTTTATGCCATTGTAATGCAGGCTGTTGAGGCTGCCAGGACAGCAGCAAAGAGTATTTCAGAGACAGTGGATGAAGATTCAGAATCTTCCAAGGAGGATAACACAGAAGTGTCTGCTGCAGAAGAGGAAACTGATGATGAGCATGATAAGCAGCGGAAAGAAGCTCTGGCTAAATTAGAGAAAGCTAGCGAGGATTCCTTCCTTAGTCAAGTAGGTCATGTGAAAAATATGTATACAGAttgatatatataaatttttatttgaccTTTTTTCTGTTTCTCGTCATTTTCTTTCTCTTAACATGACTTGACCATCTGCTCAAGATCTTATATGACTTTCAGGAAGTATtgataaaatatatccatttattGTTTGCAAATGCTAGCTCTGATATTTCATATGCAATTGTGTCAGGGTTTGAAGGTTATTGATACATCTGTGGAAACCTTTGCCTCAGGAGCTTGGCAAGCTCTTGGAACTGCATGGAAAGGGTGAGCAACTCTAGCTTATGAGCACTTCAGGATAGTGGGAAATTATTTTGACATGGTTTGCAATTTTGTATGTGAAATACTTTTGAATGAGTGGTAAAAGCCCGCTCTATCCAAGGTCATTCAGTAATTATGATCTTAAGACTTGAATCCTAACATATCACTTTACTTTgtaatttgtgaatatatttcatACACTCATGTTTCTAGAATCGTATGTTAAATTAACTTTAAATAATAACATTTCTCGAGGCTTGTATTTAACATTATTCTACACTACTGAGCCTGCAGaagattttaatataaaaaatgtacAACAAAGATGCTTTTGATAGGAGATTATTTTACACTACCGAGTCAAGGAGAATTATGGAAACCATGTTCTATTTCTTGATTGGTGTAAAATAACAAGTCTGTTGTTTGACTTATGTCTAGCTGATATAACATAATTAATAGGTTTTCTTGTTACActtcttttttcaaaaaaataaacagAAATTTTAAAGACCGCGTCATGGTGGACTCAAACTCGAGATCTTTGGCCTCGGGCATTAACCACTCTACCACTAggccaacacacacacacttgtcTTAATACACTTCTTGATCCTTAGAGGGCTTTCTTTAGTTTTATCTTATCTTTACACTTATGGTAATAGTTAATGATGTTCATGGTAGTCTTTGGTTCCTTTGAGGTTCCTTTTTCTACATGATATATTATTTGCTTGATACATCATAAAAGTGGTTTTGGAGATGATGAAATAATGAATTTCTACCAGTTGCTGACCCcttgattattttttatatctcCTAGGCTTGAGAATTCAGCTACAAATTTAGCTGATTCAATTCAGCATGGCAGTTTACCTGGCTCAACTGGTCCAGTTGCACCATCCTTATTAGAGGTTTGTTTAGTGCCTCGTTTCCTTCTAAAATTCCAgagtttattttctgttttctcAGTTTTGCTTATGTTAATCCAGACTGGAAAAGCTTTTACAGCTAAGGGTATGCATGTGCTAGAGCAAGTTGGGAAAGATACTATGGATCTTATAATTTCAGAAACTGGGATCCTAGTTGACAATAAATCCGATGGTAATGGAGATGAAGATCAATTATTTGAAGAAATTTCATTTGATAGGTGCTTCTATATTTATGGAGGTCCTGAACAGTTGGAGGTATCCTCTAGCTCTTACATATCCATTTGTTATAAATTTTGTGCAAATTGATTGtcataaaatatttatgttatCTTTCCTATAGGAATTGGAGGCACTATCCAACCACTATGCATTGTTATACAACCGAAGAAAGGCTAAACTATCTTCGGAAGAAAATTCACTTTATGATGGGAAGTTGAAAGAAGTCCAAAGCATATTTGACTTAGGCTCTGAACTTGATGGCAGTGTTACATATTCAGAGAAAGGGAAGGAAAAAGAGGCTGGAAATGATGAAAGCAtgaatgagttgaaaaaattgcATGATTCAAGTGTTCGCAAGGCTGCTGAATTGGCTGCTGGGTGAATATCCTTTGACCATTATCTATTATATTTAGAATTGTTATTACTTTCTATTTAGGTTTAGAACATGTTGTATTATGGTTTAAAACTTGGATGAGGTTAAGGGAGTCTGCTGATATTTTTGTTTGGAATATGTTTGTTTCTATTATTGTGATGATACCATGTCATTACAGAGTatcaaacatattcttgttcttTTTCCTTATTCAGCAGCATCCTGCATGCAGTTTTTTTGTAATTCTAGGGGTTTGTAAACATTCTAATATTTTGCAGTTTTGCAAGTGCTTTGGCTGGACTGGCTCCAAATGACATCATTCAGAGAACTTCCGGAAGGCTCGATACTATTCACTCAGAGGGTGTTCATGTATGTAGACGAGTTGTTTTAATTACCGATTTAGGTTCTCGAGTGGTAGTCCACTGAATGATTAAAAAGTTGATTTTGTATTCGTTGATACTTAATTAAACCCTTGTGTTCGTCTTTACAGAGGCTTTCTGAAATTTGCTGTTTTGCGGTAACTCAACTTCTGATGCTCGGGAAGTCCATCATATCCAATGCAAACAAACTCCAACATCAAGAGATTGAGGAGGAAACATTGAAAATTGATTGGCCTGAGGATTCTGTTGAAAGAGCCAAGATTATCAGAACAAAGGCACAATCAGTAATAGAGAATATGGAAGCTGTCTTCAATGGTTTCATTACTGGTAAAATATTAACTCACTCTGATTTCCTTGCCTTGGTTTGCCACTTCATCAATATCAAAGAAAATATAATTCCATGAAACAATCTGAAGTAATAATACCGTTCTGCTCAGGCATATCAGACGTAACAGAATCGTACACAGCAGCCATGAAAAGTGCTGCTGAGTCACAAGGTCTTCCTGAGAAGTCGATTGAGGAAAAGGCGAATTTGTTCACTGAGAATCTTCGAACTGATCATAGCACAGCTGTGGGTAAAATGCAGGATGGACTTCAGTATTTGACTTACTTGGTTATCGCTACCTCAATACCTGCTGCTGTGTGAAAGTCGGAAAAATTACTACTTGCAAAATGCGTTCCACTTCCATTTGTAAATAGTCTCTAAATCTTAGTTCGATTTGCCTGCCCCATTATGTAGTAACTTCATTTCACAAATATGTTCTTTAGCTATATCTCAACTCCCGCTGTTTTATTCAagggaagaaaataaaataccatGTTCGATGATGCCCAAGTACAATTTGTTATTGTAAATGAAATGTTTTGAATACTCGACTTTTTTAGTAGTCAAAGGTTTGAAAAATGCTTAAAGCTCAATTGTCGTGGAAGCTCTCTCTTTAGTATGTTATGTTTTCCACTGTACATTTCACCTTTGCTTGTCACTCGACCAAAAGTGGCCATGCCCTATCACATGATTCATCACCACCCGCACTCTCAAAGTGGGATCGTAACTACTCAGCTCATAGTAATGCAGATGACCCAATACACTCCGAGCCCCCCTCTCCGTATCTGATCATTAGGCAAGTCCGACACCCTGTTCTCGGGTCATACCACACAGCCGGATGATAGAATCTGCATTATCCAGAATGTTCCATCGTCTTCAACGATGAATCTGACCACTGGATATCCTGTACAGATTTTCAAGGTTTTCACCTTTTGATCATATTATTGTTTCTTGAAAATGTAGTTTTGGCTCTTAATGGTAAAAATTCAGACAAATTTCCGCAACTTCACAACAAATATTGGTGAAAACGAGAATGTGTCACTGAGGAGATGGAGagaaacaaaacacatataatgaagtttaagaaaataaatcattaaatgtaaaactaaCTACTAGTACATTACAGTATAAATTTTGAACAGTAAATAAGATacaaaattaatagtactacgTATTTACCACAGAGAACAAAGGACATAACAGTTCaagttaatttttcaatttacaTCAAAAAAATAACGTAGGGTTACTTACAACTCTAGttgagaaaatcgggtttataggctactttgccactaaaataacgaaaatatactcattttgttatctcttccataaatgggaaaaacgccaccaTGGTTGGCGTGtctataagtaaaaacgccaacatagttggcgttttataatGTCGTCGTATTTTAGTCGTATTTTTTCCAAATACAGTTAAGTTataacacgccaaccaagttggcgtgttACGTGAAAAAacgccaactatgttggcgtGTTATATACTTTGCTTTTCAAAAAAAACACCTGCGTTTTATACTTTGCTCTTCCCATCACCAACATTACTTCTGATTGAACTATCCCCTCTCTTACTAGAAACCCCCTCCACCACCACACCACTCAATTCTCCAACTTTCCCATCAACATTCACAACTTCCTTGTTGGATTAGTACTATCTGAAGAATTAACACCATCAACAAACAAATTCTTGTTTTCACCAAAAGGGGTGGAGCTAGAATTTGAACTATCCTCTCTCTTACTAGAAACTCCCTCCACCACCACACCACTCAATTCTCCAACTTTCTCATCAAAATTCACAACTTCCCACAGTTGGTACTATCTGAAACATTAACACCATCAATAAACAAATTCTTGCTATTACCAAAAGGGGTGGAGCTAGAATTTGCAGTTAGCAAACTACCTTCGCTCTccgccgccacgtcagcagcaACAGCtggagatgaagaagaagaagaattgcCACCGCCCACATAGCTTTCATCCATTGAGATTGAATTTATCATATCCGAAGAAGCGTTGCTGAATGCTTCGGAGCTCTCCACGCCGAGATTCTGGGCGCCCAAATGAATGGAAGCGGGGTGAAGCAGAAGATGACGGAGATGATTAATCGTGAAGAGGAGGAGACCAAGAACTTGATGGGTTTCACAGAGAAGCTTTTTTGCTTCTCCATAACTGAATTTCTCcataaaaacgccaatgaaggTGGCGTGTTTCAGAAAAGACGCCAGCGAGGGTGGCGTTTTTCAGTAAAAACGCCAATCAGGTGGGCGTCTCTTATAAAAACGTCAATCGGGTGGGCGAGTCAATACAGAATGAGTGTTTTCATCGGCAAAAAATTGAAGGAAAGAGCaaagtataaaacgccaacaTGGTTGGCGTTTTTTCAAGTTGGCATGATTTAACTTATctgtatttggagaaaatacgaCTAAAATACGACGACattataaaacgccaactatattggcgtttttacttatagaCACGCCAACTATGGTGGCgttttcccatttatggaagagataacaaaatgggtacattttcgttattttagtggcaaagtagcctataaacccgattttctcaCTCTAGTTAGAAGAAAACAATGGAGATGGTGAAGTGGTGATGGATGATTAATCGACTTCAATGTCAGCACCAGGACTCTCAATGTGACTTCCATTATGGTTGAGGCTTTCACCGAGATCCCCAGCTTCACAGCCTGTTCGCCTTCGCTTCACCGCAGCCTGATCAGGGCAATGATCGACATTATGTGGAGATTTATCCCCAGAGGGCTCCGGAGTTTGCTGCTCTGTATCGTTTCCTTTGTCCTGCGCGCTTTCCCGACCAATCTGTGTATCCAATTGCATCCCTGCCCAGATGGACAACAAAGCAGCACGATCGCGAACTAAAGAATCAAAAGGTTGACAGCGTAGTATCTTAATCAAGGCCTGACTGTACTGGAACATACTCGTGGATGGGGCAACAGACCCCTTATTGCGACagaattttatcattttgaaaACATGCTCACACAAGTTCCCCGCCATTGCCCAACTACAGTCACAAATTGCATACTCTGAACCAGGGTTCAATACTAATTGAGCTGTATTCTGATCATTCAGCCCGATAACTTTAGCACATTTACCATCAACGACAACATTGGCATCCGGAATCCTTAAAGAATTCCTCCATGCTGTCGGGCCACTCATCCACTCATCCTTCCAATATCGTGCAAAATCATCTTTACTTGAGAACTCATCAAGCCAGAAAAAGGAATGCACTTTTGTCCCTAGCTTATTTATCAGCCAATCAACACGTTGATATACACTTTGGTCCTTTTCATTCAATAACCTAAGCTTCAACTGCTTGTGATAAAACTCCATCGCTGCACACGTCTCTTGGCTGGCAAGAGGAAGAGTTTTCAGAGCATGCGTCCAAGTACCTAGTCAAAACAGTTCTATGAGAATGAAGTAGAATCATTTTTTCGATGGCTGAGAACAACAGAGTTTGAGATTTATTTGGGTAATTATCCGGATTGAGCTACCATTCCATAGCTACATGTTTCATAACATCTATACTTAAAGATTGCATTCCCAAATCTTTAGATGGGTCAAGAGAAAATTACCTATTCTCGGATTCCAAGTTGCCATGAAGTAGTCCATGAACTCTTCAGCATCCACAAAGCCATCCATGAAATCTATAAATGCATTAGCAGTATCGGTTCCTTTGCATATTTTGTCAACAGCTTGGCTGAGCATTTTTGATATTTCAGCACATGTTTCCATATCTGAGCATCTCTTTATCAAATTTTTATGCCATGCATGGCGAACACGCCAGAAGCATATCAGTACTGAGCACTGAAAAATTTCCCTACAAACAAAATGTCCAAAGTATCAAACACATGAAGAAGAAAGGTAggtaaataaataaacaagaaaaaaaggaaGGCAGATAACCCCTGTCCATCCGTTAGTAGAATGATATTATCCCAAAAAAATCATTAAACTAATTAAACCAAAGTTTTCCAAAACAACTTTTGAACTGAGCACGAAACGTATAATAAGATGGTGAAGAAACATCACTGAATGATACATGCAATAATTTCCCCACCACCAAAAAGCTGATTTTGTAACCCTTATAAGTAAATCTACTGCTAGATGTCATAAGAAGCAACTAAATAAAGAAACTGACAAAAAGCAACAAAGTTAAGAGCTACAAGCTTCCGGAATACAGAAAAGATCGAAATAATCAGATTTGAGACTTGAAAATATACTATTATGATGAAAAGTGACTTGAGAGATAAAGACCTCCAGGCATACCTAATTGCTATGATGTCAGCAGCAGGCTCATCAACAATAAACCCAGCTAACTTCCACATAGGATCTTTTGCAAGAACTCTATTGTGGAGGGCTCGCATCCATCTGTATGTATCACTGCTTGCAAATCTGGGACTAATAATCCAAGCCACCGGGATAGCCTTGTTTTCTGAATTGAAAACAACAAGGCTATGTATAGGATACTGAATTGTATGCAATAGGAAAACGAAGTTAGATTCAAATTATTTGACCTACTGAATGATAATCAGACTGCTACATAGAAGGATGGTAAAGGAAGAAAGACCGGACCTTCAACTTGTTTGAACCAAATCTTGAATCATAAACTAAAAGGCGGGAATTTCCAAATTGGATCATTTGTTGCAACTGCCACTCTGTTTGAATTCCAAGGGTAAATGGAGCAGAATCAGAGAAGTCTTcgtaaaagaaaacatcactcCGGTGGCTTTCAACCCACATGCTAGTGCTGACTGCATCATCTTCATCAAGCTCATATGTAGATCGTCGAATATTCCTCTCTTGCCTCCGAACATATCTATGGGTCAAAAGGTCATCCCTATTACATGGACCTCCTTGTTTCTCTACCGACTGATTGTGTCTCTGCATAATGGTTTCCACAGAGACCCCAACATGGAGGAGAGACAAGACCCGGAGGCGGAGTTCTTCTGAAATATATGGGGCATACATTGCACGAGTACCTGCAGCTTTCTTGTCTTGTGGACCATGGCACGGCAATCCATTCTTATCAACATGCTTAtctttattatataaaataagtgCCACAGAAGGCTCTGCAATTAAGCGTTTAACAATAAAATGGCAGGTACATCCCCTTTTAGTATTTGGTCGGCCAACAGATTTATTTTTCGCAACATAGGTACTCCTACTAGGACGTACAATACCACCTATTCTACCGTCGTCCGGACCAAAGGAGCACCAGTACCTATTGAAAGCAAAAACATCATGTTAAGGATAATATCAATCATACAGTGACCATGAATAGCATTTAAATTACACAGGGTAAGATGTAGTAATAGTTAGGAAAGATAGAATGAAACATACAATATATACTCAAGTACTCCATCAACTTTAGGTTTATAAGTCGTCTTTGCAGTTCTCCTCCTCCTTGCCTCAACATGGAATCTAGTTGGACACTCTTTATTATTTGACTCTCCCCTAACAAAATCATCAACTCGGCCAAATGGTATCAGAGAGACTCTATCTATGGCATCACGCCAACCTTCCACCTTGGACCACACAAGATCAGTGGCAGAGAACTCCAACGTTGGAGGATTCTGCACGGGAAGGGAGAGAATCTCATCCCATCTAGCCATCTGCAAAGCAAGAATCGAGTATACTTTCAAGTTGATCTCAACAAACATAATAATTTTCAAAGTTACATTGTATGAGGCCAGAATCCAGATACGTAAGTTCACCAAGCTCGAAGAAGTGCAAAGCCCCAGCCTTTGGCCAGAAAATCTCTTTCATAATAATAAAGAATGCAAAACTAAAAACTAGATACCTAAGACACAACTGAAATGCTAATACTCGAGCATCTATGTTGATAAAAATGTCGCTGCTGCAACAATAACAATATCTTAGCCCATTATACTGGTCTTCTACCAAGAATTTGTGACCACATAAATAATCTTGGCAAAGTTTTACCACCGAGAAGAGATTCATTGCCCAGCCATCAACTCAAGGTACCAAATTTTCTTCCTTTTGTAAGAAATGAACCCATTTCTTTATCAAGAAATCATACCAATACAAATTGCTGATAAACTAAAATGCCAACTTTAAAATTCCCTCTAATTTCACATCTTAATTTCTCATTATTTGTTGTAATTAGGCCGCAAGACACTTTCAGACTAAGTCCTGCACCAAATTGAACAATAACAAACTCACCGTAATACAAACTATATGAAATTTATGTCGGAATAATATTCAGTTCCCAGTTGTAAAACAAAACCAATTATCCGGaggaaaatgataaaatggcGCGCAAAATCAGTAAAACGTTTCAAGTAAAAACAGAGGAGCAGAACTGAAAATTCTAGAAAGTATAAATAGAAGGGGGAGGAATTCAATTGACGATAATCATCAATAAGAAAGCTTACACAAAAGTTGAAGAACAAAAGAGTGATTATTTATCCCCACCTTTTAGAACTCTGATTGAGCGGCAAATTGCAGGTGTGATGTTTAGGTCTTGTTGTGCTCGGTTGGTTTATGGAGTGGTGTATATTTacttttgtaaaaaaaattaattaccagAATTAATTACCAAAATTAATACAAGATGAATAACGCAAATCAATTTCCACAGCTTAATACCTACTCATTTCGTCTCACTTAATATGTTTATTTTCCACGTTTGGAAATTAATTCATTCCTATCTCTCCTCATTATTAACTTACTCCCGTACCATTAGCATCACTCTAATTACGCTAGTTTCACTCTCTCAACTTAATTTTATCTTTCATAACCATTGTGAAAGCCGAAAGGAAATCCAATTTAAGATTATCTTCCAAACGTATATGTAAATACTTTTTCCGTCTCTAAAAAGCATGAACATTTGGTTTttcacgggttttaatgcataattgataaaataagagaattaTATATAGAAATATTATTTAAAGTAGTTTCAGTATAGAATGGGTCTCACattattagagaaaaaaaagttttcaaaattagaatgtTTATAGTACTTTTTAGGtatggactaaaaaggaaaaagtttatatttttgagggatgaagggagtagGGGTTTATCGTTCCATCAccataaattaattgaattaaccACACTAATTTGACTCCCGTGTAGCATTTTGGTATGTACTCCtgcattataattttttttatcaacaacaTTACATCGTTAGTTTAAAATCACAATTAATATTTGATGGAGATCTGTCacaatttatattttgataGACTTCCTATTATGAATTATGATTAATTTATGTAATATATTTTGATATCTTATCGCAATATTCATTAGTGACTAGATTTTCGATTGTCTTCGTATGCGTTCATATGGTACTAGACAAGTAGATGTGCCCACGATTAAAGAACCAAGTCAAATGGTTGAACCATAACCACCGATTTTGGTTCCAGTTCCACTAATAGTTACTGTCCGTATCGGGTTAAAACCGTCCACCTCTACATGATAAAGGTGGACATACTTATTGGATATTGGATTGAATAACTGAATTCATTGAATGATTTTTGATACATTATACATGGTATAAATAGGAGTCTAGACATAAATGTATCTAGGAACCATACATCACAATAAATGCTATTCTTATTTCCCAATACTCTTGGAACTCATGCATCTTCTTGGGACTTAATGATCTCTTTTCTCAACACCCCCCCTCAAGTTGGTTAACGGGATAAAAAAATTTGACACGTCTTCTGTGATAAAAAAACCTAGTTTGCCCAACAATCTCCTCAGCCACAGTACCTCAGTTAATCCATTTTTGATCCCTCTAAATTCTACATCTGCACTTGATAGTGCTATgaccttttgcttcttgctcTTCCATGTAACAAGGTTCCCTCCAACAAATGTGAAGTACCCCGAAGTGGATCTTCTGTCAACTGGATTTCCAGCCCAATCGGCGTCTGTATATCCATGGATTTCCAGATGCTCACTTCGTCTGAACATTATTCCATGATCAAAGGTACCTTTGAGATACCGAACAAGTCTCAGTGCTGCTTCAAGGTGATCGTTTTGGGGTCGGTGCATAAATTGACTTATCACGCTTACTGCATATGCTATGTCCGGTCT
This window contains:
- the LOC121758796 gene encoding uncharacterized protein LOC121758796 — encoded protein: MARWDEILSLPVQNPPTLEFSATDLVWSKVEGWRDAIDRVSLIPFGRVDDFVRGESNNKECPTRFHVEARRRRTAKTTYKPKVDGVLEYILYWCSFGPDDGRIGGIVRPSRSTYVAKNKSVGRPNTKRGCTCHFIVKRLIAEPSVALILYNKDKHVDKNGLPCHGPQDKKAAGTRAMYAPYISEELRLRVLSLLHVGVSVETIMQRHNQSVEKQGGPCNRDDLLTHRYVRRQERNIRRSTYELDEDDAVSTSMWVESHRSDVFFYEDFSDSAPFTLGIQTEWQLQQMIQFGNSRLLVYDSRFGSNKLKYPIHSLVVFNSENKAIPVAWIISPRFASSDTYRWMRALHNRVLAKDPMWKLAGFIVDEPAADIIAIREIFQCSVLICFWRVRHAWHKNLIKRCSDMETCAEISKMLSQAVDKICKGTDTANAFIDFMDGFVDAEEFMDYFMATWNPRIGTWTHALKTLPLASQETCAAMEFYHKQLKLRLLNEKDQSVYQRVDWLINKLGTKVHSFFWLDEFSSKDDFARYWKDEWMSGPTAWRNSLRIPDANVVVDGKCAKVIGLNDQNTAQLVLNPGSEYAICDCSWAMAGNLCEHVFKMIKFCRNKGSVAPSTSMFQYSQALIKILRCQPFDSLVRDRAALLSIWAGMQLDTQIGRESAQDKGNDTEQQTPEPSGDKSPHNVDHCPDQAAVKRRRTGCEAGDLGESLNHNGSHIESPGADIEVD
- the LOC121758797 gene encoding uncharacterized protein LOC121758797 gives rise to the protein MADDSKKCESEVKPETEESAAADAQKLSPAKEAAGGGGGWGGWGFSLSYLSDLQKAAAEVAEEISRNAVEAARTAAKSISETVDEDSESSKEDNTEVSAAEEETDDEHDKQRKEALAKLEKASEDSFLSQGLKVIDTSVETFASGAWQALGTAWKGLENSATNLADSIQHGSLPGSTGPVAPSLLETGKAFTAKGMHVLEQVGKDTMDLIISETGILVDNKSDGNGDEDQLFEEISFDRCFYIYGGPEQLEELEALSNHYALLYNRRKAKLSSEENSLYDGKLKEVQSIFDLGSELDGSVTYSEKGKEKEAGNDESMNELKKLHDSSVRKAAELAAGFASALAGLAPNDIIQRTSGRLDTIHSEGVHRLSEICCFAVTQLLMLGKSIISNANKLQHQEIEEETLKIDWPEDSVERAKIIRTKAQSVIENMEAVFNGFITGISDVTESYTAAMKSAAESQGLPEKSIEEKANLFTENLRTDHSTAVGKMQDGLQYLTYLVIATSIPAAV